The following are from one region of the Littorina saxatilis isolate snail1 linkage group LG2, US_GU_Lsax_2.0, whole genome shotgun sequence genome:
- the LOC138959273 gene encoding LOW QUALITY PROTEIN: uncharacterized protein (The sequence of the model RefSeq protein was modified relative to this genomic sequence to represent the inferred CDS: substituted 5 bases at 5 genomic stop codons) yields MRGGGGGGGGGREEEEEEGEEKAEGGAEIEEEKEERRRLRRRRRRRRRRRERRRRREGRRGIRKGRRRIRRREADEEEEGEAEIEEEEGEAEEEEEGEAEIEEEEEEEEGEEEDKEREGGGEEGGAEEVKEREEEDQEEGEEEAGEEEEGEEEEGEEEEDKEEGEKDKEEGEEEEEEGQAEENKEREEEDEEEEDEEEEGQAEEDKEREEEDQEDKEEGEEEEEGQAEEDKEREEEDQEDKEEGEEEEEGQAEEDKEREEEDQEDKEEGEEEEEGQAEEDKEREEEDQEDKEKGEEEEEGQAEEVKEREEEDQEEEDEEEEGQAEEDKEREEEDQEEEEEEEGQAEEDKEREVEDKEEGEEEEEGQAEEVKEREEEDQEEEEEEEGQAEEDKEREVEDKEEGEEEEEGQAEEVKEREEEDKEQGEEEEEERQAEEDKEREEEDKEEGEEEKDKGQAEEEGRRRRRGGVRGGGGGRRDGRGRGGGGGGGGEEEEEEEAEEEGETEEDGEEEEEGRRRRRGGGRGGGEGGRGGRGRGGGGGGEEEAKKRREGRRRRRRGGERRGGEEEEDKGEEEGEEKEEEGQAQEVKEREEEDQEEGGEEEGGEEEEEGQAXEVKEREEEDQEEXEEEEEGQAEEDKEREEEDQEEGGEEEGGEEEEEGQAXEVKEREEEDQEEGGEEEGEEEEEEGQAXEVKEREEEDQEEGEEEEEGHAEEDKEREEEDQEEGEEEEEEEGQAXEVKEREEEDKEEGEEEEEGQAEEDKEREEEDQEDQEEGEEEEGQARGGGGEDEDEEEGEEEEGEPEEGEEEEGEPEEGEEEEGEPEEEEETEEAEDEGEAEEGEEEGEEEEGAEEEEEEEDREAEELGGRD; encoded by the exons ATGA gaggaggaggaggaggaggaggaggaggaagggaggaggaggaggaggaaggggaggagaaggcggagggaggggcggagattgaggaggagaaggaggagaggcGGAGattgaggaggaggaggaggaggaggaggaggaggagggagaggaggaggcGGAGGGAGGGGCGGAGGGGGATAAGGAAAGGGAGGAGGAGGATAAGGAGGAGAGAGgcggatgaggaggaggagggagaggcggagattgaggaggaggagggagaggcggaagaggaggaggagggagaggcggagattgaggaggaggaggaggaggaggaaggggaggaggaggataaGGAAAGGGA gggaggaggagaggagggaggggcGGAGGAGGTTAAGGAAAGGGAGGAGGAGGAtcaggaggagggagaggaggaagcgggagaggaggaggagggagaggaggaggagggagaggaggaggaggataaggaggagggagagaaggataaggaggagggagaggaggaggaggaggagggacaGGCGGAGGAGAATAAGGaaagggaggaggaggatgaggaggaggaggatgaggaggaggagggacaGGCGGAGGAGGATAAGGAAAGGGAGGAGGAGGATCAGGAGGAtaaggaggagggagaggaggaggaggagggacaGGCGGAGGAGGATAAGGAAAGGGAGGAGGAGGATCAGGAGGAtaaggaggagggagaggaggaggaggagggacaGGCGGAGGAGGATAAGGAAAGGGAGGAGGAGGATCAGGAGGAtaaggaggagggagaggaggaggaggagggacaGGCGGAGGAGGATAAGGAAAGGGAGGAGGAGGATCAGGAGGATAAGGAgaagggagaggaggaggaggagggacaGGCGGAGGAGGTTAAGGAAAGGGAGGAGGAGGatcaggaggaggaggatgaggaggaggagggacaGGCGGAGGAGGATAAGGAAAGGGAGGAGGAGGatcaggaggaggaggaggaggaggagggacaGGCGGAGGAGGATAAGGAAAGGGAGGTGGAGGAtaaggaggagggagaggaggaggaggagggacaGGCGGAGGAGGTTAAGGAAAGGGAGGAGGAGGatcaggaggaggaggaggaggaggagggacaGGCGGAGGAGGATAAGGAAAGGGAGGTGGAGGAtaaggaggagggagaggaggaggaggagggacaGGCGGAGGAGGTTAAGGAAAGGGAGGAGGAGGATAAGGAgcagggagaggaggaggaggaggagagacagGCGGAGGAGGATAAGGAAAGGGAGGAGGAGGAtaaggaggagggagaggaggagaaggacaAGGGACAGGCAGAggaggaggggaggaggaggcgaagaggaggagtaagaggaggcggaggaggaaggagagacggaagaggaagaggagggggaggcggaggaggaggcgaagaggaggaggaagaggaggcggaggaggaaGGAGAGACGGAAGAGGacggggaggaggaggaggaggggaggaggaggcgaagaggaggaggaagaggaggcggagaaggagggagaggcggaagaggaagaggaggcggaggaggaggggaggaAGAGGCGAAGAAGAGGAGGGAGGGGCGGAGGAGGaggcgaagaggaggagaaagaagaggaggcgaagaggaggaggacaagggagag gaggagggagaggagaaggaggaggagggacaGGCGCAGGAGGTTAAGGAAAGGGAGGAGGAGGATcaggaggagggaggggaggaggagggaggggaggaggaggaggagggacaGGCGTAGGAGGTTAAGGAAAGGGAGGAGGAGGATCAGGAGGAgtgagaggaggaggaggagggacaGGCGGAGGAGGATAAGGAAAGGGAGGAGGAGGATcaggaggagggaggggaggaggagggaggggaggaggaggaggagggacaGGCGTAGGAGGTTAAGGAAAGGGAGGAGGAGGATcaggaggagggaggggaggaggagggagaggaggaggaggaggagggacaGGCGTAGGAGGTTAAGGAAAGGGAGGAGGAGGAtcaggaggagggagaggaggaggaggagggacaTGCGGAGGAGGATAAGGAAAGGGAGGAGGAGGAtcaggaggagggagaggaggaggaggaggaggagggacaGGCGTAGGAGGTTAAGGAAAGGGAGGAGGAGGATAaagaggagggagaggaggaggaggagggacaGGCGGAGGAGGATAAGGAAAGGGAGGAGGAGGATCAGGAGGAtcaggaggagggagaggaggaggagggacaGGC gaggggaggaggaggcgaagatgaggatgaagaggagggagaggaagaggagggagagccagaggagggggaggaagaggagggagagccagaggagggagaggaagaggagggagagccagaggaggaagaagagacaGAGGAGGCGGAGGATGAGGGAGAggcggaggagggggaggaggagggggaggaggaggagggagcggaggaagaggaggaggaggaggatagaGAGGCGGAGGAGCtaggagggagagactga